The DNA region CCGGCAGCGCGCCGAGATGAGCGAGGACATTGCTGACGCCGCGCCGGCAGATCCGGACCGCATCGAGCGAGACGGTACCGCCACCGGCCATTTCGGTGCCGACGACGGTGAGGCCGGCTCTCGCGGCCGAAGCGGTCGCCGTGCGCGGATCGCCGCGATTGTCGATGACGACGATCATCGGCGCGTCGAAGGCGGTGACGGCGGCGATGTTCTTGGCGTGCTGCACCGGGTCATCCACCGGCTCGATCACCGAACTCGGGATGATGTCGAGCGAGGAGCCGCCCGAGTGAAGGTCGAGGAAGGCGTCGCCTATCGGGAACAGCACGTCGTTGACGAAGGCCGAGATCTGCTGCGTGGTCGTGCCGCGAGGATCGCCGGGGAAAGTCCGGTTCATGTTCAGATCATCGATCGGCGAGGTTCGCCGTGCCGCGACGACGGCGGGGAGATTGATGGCGGGAATGAAGATCAGCCGGCCAGAGACCAGACCGGGATCGAGATCGCGGATCATCTCGCCGAGGGCGATCGGCCCTTCATATTCGTCGCCATGATTGCCGCCCTCAAGGATGACCGTGGGTCCCTCGCCATTCTTGATCTGGGCGAGCGGCACGCGGACCACGCCCCAGGCGTCGTCATGGACAGAGAGCGGAAGATTGAAGAAGCCGATCTGCTTGCCGTTCTTCTCGAAGTCGACGGTGCACTGGCCTATCTGCTTTGCTTTCGCGCCCATGGTTTGCTCTATTCCGGTTCGTGAGATTGGCGGTGGCACGGGCGTTCCTCCCTTGCCACGATGCAGTGATTTTACAGGTGAAATTACATATTGATTAGTAGAAGCTCCTTCGTCATAGTGCCGGCCGGTCGGGAGCGACGGACGAGGAGCATGACGCATGGTGAGCCGCACGCCGAAAGCGGAG from Kaistia algarum includes:
- a CDS encoding succinylglutamate desuccinylase/aspartoacylase family protein: MGAKAKQIGQCTVDFEKNGKQIGFFNLPLSVHDDAWGVVRVPLAQIKNGEGPTVILEGGNHGDEYEGPIALGEMIRDLDPGLVSGRLIFIPAINLPAVVAARRTSPIDDLNMNRTFPGDPRGTTTQQISAFVNDVLFPIGDAFLDLHSGGSSLDIIPSSVIEPVDDPVQHAKNIAAVTAFDAPMIVVIDNRGDPRTATASAARAGLTVVGTEMAGGGTVSLDAVRICRRGVSNVLAHLGALPASLASPQENEPLLYEIPGDGHVIAGDDGVFEPFHRNGETVRAGQPAGRIHFLADPGRAPVELHYAVDGIVYARRQPGRVRPGNCCLVVASPYRSSLS